The following coding sequences are from one Treponema parvum window:
- a CDS encoding mannonate dehydratase, with protein sequence MKLGIGLYRHMLDSEHFRFARQLGCTDVIVHLASYYSKEKGVVTATDEKNNYGNCDTNDPVWTLDGLQDLKAAAEKEGINIYGIENFNPSDWYDVLLDGPERKTQMEKLKTIIRNAGKAGIHNFGYNFSFAGVWGHQRLPVARGGAVSACFHASDLDIDSPIPDGEIWNMTYKQGEKGKFVAPITRDMLWDRVKRFIDELLPVAEEAKVALALHPDDPPMPELRQTARLVFQPKYYEKLIGLNKSPMNQLEFCLGSIQEMSEGNVYDCTDKFSAENRISYVHFRNVKGHVPDYDEVFLDEGDIDMFRILKILKKNGFKGLLIPDHTPEMSCPGAWYAGMAYAIGYMTAALKTVNEE encoded by the coding sequence ATGAAATTAGGAATAGGTTTATATCGACACATGCTGGACAGCGAACATTTCCGATTTGCGCGGCAATTGGGCTGCACGGACGTAATAGTTCATCTTGCCTCCTATTATTCTAAAGAAAAAGGCGTTGTGACGGCGACTGATGAAAAAAACAACTATGGAAATTGCGATACAAACGATCCCGTATGGACGCTCGACGGCCTGCAAGACCTTAAAGCCGCGGCAGAAAAAGAAGGAATCAATATCTACGGAATAGAAAATTTCAATCCGTCAGACTGGTACGACGTACTTCTAGACGGCCCTGAAAGAAAAACACAGATGGAAAAACTAAAGACCATCATCCGTAACGCAGGCAAAGCCGGTATTCATAACTTCGGATACAATTTCAGTTTTGCCGGCGTATGGGGACATCAGAGGCTGCCTGTGGCCAGAGGAGGCGCCGTAAGCGCGTGTTTTCATGCGTCCGATTTGGATATCGATTCTCCTATTCCGGACGGCGAAATCTGGAACATGACATACAAGCAGGGAGAAAAAGGAAAGTTTGTAGCTCCCATCACCCGCGACATGCTATGGGATAGGGTTAAAAGATTCATTGACGAGCTTCTACCGGTCGCCGAAGAAGCGAAGGTTGCGCTTGCGCTTCATCCCGACGATCCGCCGATGCCGGAATTAAGACAAACCGCTCGTTTGGTATTTCAACCCAAGTATTATGAAAAACTCATAGGCTTGAATAAAAGCCCCATGAATCAGCTGGAATTTTGTCTGGGGTCCATTCAAGAAATGAGCGAAGGCAACGTCTACGACTGTACGGACAAATTTTCAGCGGAAAACAGGATAAGCTACGTTCATTTCAGAAACGTAAAGGGACATGTTCCCGACTACGACGAGGTTTTTCTTGATGAAGGCGATATAGATATGTTTAGAATTCTTAAAATTCTAAAGAAAAACGGATTTAAAGGACTTCTCATTCCCGACCACACGCCGGAAATGTCTTGCCCCGGAGCATGGTATGCGGGCATGGCCTATGCCATAGGTTATATGACCGCAGCTCTCAAAACGGTAAACGAGGAATAA
- a CDS encoding ROK family protein — MKTLLKAQDQSNIKYNNIAIVMEALRSPLNLSRSEIARFFKISPSSATRIVGDLINNKMIIETDLSISNGLGRKATQLTINKAFANYVGFEITDKIINACVIDFCGKIISKSENYYAKESNNITILLNALKETYHKLLKTGKIRKSKIKGIGIGIVGVVNPITGDSIYSDLLKWDNVPIRKIVEDAFHRPVVVDNDIKCAINGEVFEYSSLKLQNVSLISFGRGVAAATIYNGKLLRGNTNGAGEIGHTIVDYSNTQICHCGRKGCASAYLTEEATIDFAKKFDPSISSLDDIQTAVLADKPWTHELIDRISTYMSVLICNLICYQNPENIILRGMLLEKIPSLRTIALDKCAKQHFPPLRDTANFLPDKLKQNAVCVGAAINALKEHTTREIKIIADM, encoded by the coding sequence TTGAAAACTTTACTAAAAGCGCAAGATCAATCAAACATAAAATATAATAATATCGCTATTGTCATGGAAGCGTTAAGATCACCCTTAAACTTATCTAGAAGTGAAATTGCACGATTTTTTAAAATCAGCCCTTCAAGCGCGACAAGAATCGTCGGAGATTTGATTAATAATAAAATGATCATAGAAACCGATCTTAGCATATCTAATGGATTAGGACGAAAGGCAACACAGTTAACCATAAATAAGGCTTTTGCAAATTACGTAGGGTTTGAAATAACCGATAAAATAATAAATGCATGTGTTATAGATTTCTGCGGAAAAATAATCTCAAAATCTGAAAACTATTATGCAAAAGAAAGTAATAACATAACTATTCTGCTCAATGCTTTAAAAGAAACTTACCATAAATTATTAAAAACCGGCAAAATTAGAAAATCAAAAATCAAGGGGATCGGCATCGGAATAGTAGGAGTAGTCAATCCGATTACAGGCGACAGCATATACAGCGACTTGCTCAAGTGGGATAATGTACCGATACGAAAAATCGTTGAAGACGCATTTCATCGTCCCGTAGTCGTCGACAATGATATAAAGTGCGCCATAAACGGGGAAGTCTTCGAATATTCATCTTTAAAGCTTCAAAATGTTTCTTTAATAAGTTTTGGACGCGGCGTCGCCGCCGCAACAATATACAACGGAAAATTATTGAGAGGGAATACCAACGGGGCCGGAGAAATCGGACACACAATAGTCGACTATTCAAATACACAGATTTGCCATTGCGGAAGGAAAGGATGCGCCTCCGCCTATCTTACGGAAGAAGCGACAATCGATTTTGCAAAAAAATTTGATCCTTCAATTTCTTCCTTAGACGACATACAGACTGCGGTACTGGCAGACAAACCTTGGACACATGAACTGATCGACAGGATCAGCACGTATATGTCGGTTCTAATTTGTAACCTTATCTGCTACCAAAACCCGGAAAATATAATTTTAAGAGGAATGCTGTTGGAGAAAATACCGTCGCTGAGAACTATTGCATTAGACAAATGTGCAAAACAACATTTTCCTCCGCTCCGTGATACCGCAAATTTTCTTCCGGATAAATTAAAACAAAACGCCGTATGCGTTGGCGCTGCGATAAACGCGTTAAAAGAGCACACAACCAGAGAGATAAAAATAATTGCCGATATGTAA
- a CDS encoding RraA family protein, translating into MDKKHLTSLFDTIKSELYTPVVGDILDEVGYEHQFLPQSIGPARDDFKIVGFAMPVLMIDVYGKQKKPFGYLTEALDQLENDDVYIASGGAMRCAYWGELLTATARTRKAAGAVINGFHRDTPQMLAQNWPVFSRGRYAQDSSVRTQVADYRCHIECGQVSVDPGDLVFGDIDGVLIIPQKVAEEVIEKALEKARGEKIVRKAIEGGMTATAAFAKFGIL; encoded by the coding sequence ATGGATAAAAAACATCTTACATCTTTATTCGATACTATTAAAAGTGAACTCTACACCCCTGTAGTGGGCGATATCCTAGATGAAGTGGGATACGAACATCAATTTCTTCCGCAAAGCATAGGGCCTGCGAGAGATGATTTTAAGATCGTAGGCTTTGCGATGCCCGTTCTGATGATCGACGTATACGGCAAACAAAAAAAGCCGTTCGGGTATCTCACTGAAGCTCTTGACCAACTGGAAAACGACGATGTATATATAGCTTCAGGCGGAGCTATGAGATGCGCCTATTGGGGAGAACTTCTTACTGCGACAGCCCGCACACGAAAAGCCGCAGGCGCCGTCATAAACGGGTTTCACCGTGATACGCCGCAGATGTTAGCTCAAAACTGGCCCGTATTTTCCAGAGGCAGATATGCGCAGGACTCTTCCGTAAGAACCCAAGTGGCGGATTACAGATGTCATATCGAATGCGGACAGGTTTCCGTAGATCCGGGCGACTTGGTGTTCGGCGACATCGACGGAGTTTTAATTATCCCGCAAAAAGTTGCGGAAGAAGTTATAGAAAAAGCCTTGGAAAAAGCCCGCGGAGAAAAGATCGTTCGCAAAGCTATCGAAGGGGGAATGACGGCTACCGCCGCATTTGCAAAATTCGGAATTTTATAA
- a CDS encoding helix-turn-helix domain-containing protein — MISRIDDEKAIDLKREANYSLRFAINSKEYPQVHNFYEFSLLIRGSFIMTHEGKRYKLNAGDLILTRPGIIHSKIAIADVESEHINLAFLKSTMNEVSEYLYSMSDEEFFKDKDSVYHLSPNYLEFLNNEMSKLSPIISDNPDFEKSHLRWLLVELLHNVINLKNNSAPSYTNLPVWLSKLIVEFDDPNRIGKGFCNIVAKVGLSSEHIIRTFKKYLNYTPLQYYNMKRLRIAAHMLSHTDVPIAVISENLGFCSAAYFYKKFKEAYGTTPRSYRLNCGMIKI; from the coding sequence ATGATCAGCAGGATAGACGACGAAAAAGCGATTGATTTAAAAAGAGAAGCTAATTATTCGCTGAGATTCGCAATCAACAGTAAAGAATATCCGCAAGTCCACAATTTTTATGAATTTTCACTGCTCATTAGAGGTTCGTTTATAATGACTCATGAAGGGAAGCGGTATAAATTAAATGCCGGAGATCTCATCCTTACGCGGCCCGGAATCATACACAGCAAGATTGCGATCGCCGACGTAGAGTCCGAACATATAAATCTTGCCTTTTTAAAATCTACCATGAATGAAGTTTCAGAATATCTTTATTCCATGAGCGATGAAGAATTTTTTAAAGACAAAGACAGTGTTTATCATCTGTCTCCCAATTATTTGGAATTTTTAAATAATGAAATGTCCAAACTTTCCCCCATCATATCCGATAATCCTGATTTTGAAAAAAGCCATCTGAGATGGCTTTTGGTGGAACTTTTGCACAATGTAATAAATTTAAAAAACAATTCTGCTCCGAGCTATACCAACCTGCCTGTTTGGCTTTCAAAACTGATCGTTGAATTTGACGATCCGAATAGGATAGGGAAGGGGTTTTGTAATATAGTTGCCAAAGTAGGTTTGAGCAGCGAACATATAATTAGGACTTTTAAAAAATACTTAAATTATACTCCGCTGCAGTACTATAATATGAAGCGTTTGCGGATTGCAGCGCATATGCTGTCGCATACCGATGTTCCGATCGCTGTAATAAGCGAAAATCTGGGATTTTGTTCCGCCGCATATTTCTATAAGAAATTCAAAGAAGCGTACGGCACAACTCCCAGATCATATCGTTTAAACTGCGGAATGATCAAAATATGA